One window from the genome of Cricetulus griseus strain 17A/GY chromosome 2, alternate assembly CriGri-PICRH-1.0, whole genome shotgun sequence encodes:
- the Cryba2 gene encoding beta-crystallin A2 has product MSSAPAPGPAPACLTLWDEEDFQGRRCRLLSDCANVCERGALRRVRSVKVENGAWVAFEYPDFQGQQFILEKGDYPCWSAWSGSSSHHSNQLLSFRPVLCANHGDSRVTLFEGENFQGCKFELSDDYPSLPSMGWTTKDVGSLKVSSGAWVAYQYPGYRGYQYVLERDRHSGEFRTYSDFGTQAHTGQLQSIRRVQH; this is encoded by the exons ATGAGCAGCGCCCCCGCTCCGGGCCCGGCGCCCGCCTGCCTCACGCTTTGGGACGAGGAGGACTTCCAGGGTCGTCGCTGCCGACTGCTGAGCGACTGCGCGAACGTCTGTGAGCGAGGAGCCCTGCGCAGGGTGCGCTCAGTCAAGGTGGAAAACGGAGC atGGGTGGCCTTTGAGTACCCCGATTTCCAGGGACAGCAGTTCATTCTAGAGAAGGGAGACTATCCTTGTTGGAGCGCCTGGAGCGGCAGCAGCAGCCACCACAGCAACCAATTGCTGTCCTTCAGGCCCGTGCTCTGTGCG AACCATGGTGACAGCCGTGTGACACTGTTTGAGGGGGAAAACTTCCAGGGCTGCAAGTTTGAACTCAGTGATGACTACCCATCACTGCCTTCCATGGGCTGGACCACCAAAGACGTGGGTTCCCTCAAAGTCAGCTCTGGAGC ATGGGTGGCCTACCAGTACCCTGGCTACCGAGGCTACCAGTACGTTTTAGAGCGGGACCGGCACAGTGGGGAGTTCCGTACTTACAGTGACTTTGGCACACAGGCCCATACCGGACAGCTGCAGTCCATTCGAAGAGTCCAGCACTAG